In a single window of the Elaeis guineensis isolate ETL-2024a chromosome 4, EG11, whole genome shotgun sequence genome:
- the LOC105042852 gene encoding E3 ubiquitin-protein ligase RMA1H1, with product MEVQRPAEGCSSQGMEEIQLSQEPLKKCGMDAGIAASSNGCFDCNICLDFAVDPVVTLCGHLYCWPCIYKWLQQAESISQQQCPVCKASISENTLVPLYGRGHSTKRPQETLEIPRRPSVHRGAMELQSSSTSSDEERYSDLYPPILRHQQQHYHLHQQEHHRYPSYYSIPGSDPMPPSSPRVTGSAYGGALGGLAVAVLPWVFRNQEAASWSYPSSPYYPAGNGSSPRLRRQEMELERVLHQIWVFLFCCAMLCLLFF from the coding sequence ATGGAGGTACAAAGGCCAGCAGAGGGATGCTCGAGCCAAGGCATGGAGGAAATTCAGCTGAGTCAGGAACCACTGAAGAAATGTGGCATGGATGCTGGCATAGCAGCATCATCCAATGGATGCTTCGATTGCAACATATGCTTGGACTTTGCCGTCGACCCGGTGGTGACGCTCTGTGGCCATCTCTACTGCTGGCCATGCATATACAAGTGGCTGCAGCAGGCTGAAAGCATCTCCCAGCAGCAGTGCCCCGTCTGCAAGGCATCCATCTCTGAGAACACCCTGGTGCCGCTCTATGGCCGGGGTCACAGCACCAAGAGACCCCAAGAGACCCTTGAGATCCCTCGTCGTCCCTCGGTCCATCGGGGGGCAATGGAGCTCCAATCCTCATCCACAAGCAGCGACGAGGAGCGGTACAGCGATTTGTACCCACCAATTCTCAGGCATCAGCAACAGCATTACCATCTCCATCAGCAGGAGCATCACCGCTATCCTTCTTACTACAGCATTCCTGGCAGTGATCCCATGCCACCATCCTCCCCACGTGTGACCGGTTCGGCATATGGGGGAGCGCTTGGGGGATTGGCAGTTGCAGTGCTCCCATGGGTGTTCAGGAATCAGGAGGCAGCTAGCTGGTCCTACCCAAGTAGCCCATACTATCCTGCAGGGAATGGGAGCAGTCCAAGGCTGAGGAGGCAGGAGATGGAGCTGGAGAGAGTGCTCCATCAGATATGGGTTTTCCTCTTCTGCTGTGCTATGCTGTGCCTGCTCTTTTTCTGA